One window of Peteryoungia desertarenae genomic DNA carries:
- a CDS encoding 3-phosphoshikimate 1-carboxyvinyltransferase — MKTDSVTIIPPTHALTGKVSPPGSKSITNRALLLAGLAKGTSRLTGALKSDDTRYMADALRQMGVSVEEPDATTFVVTSSGELKAPSAPLFLGNAGTATRFLTAALALGQGRYVVDGDEHMRKRPIKPLVEALKSLGVTIESPTGCPPVAIDANGAFRKNHVVIDAGLSSQYVSALQMAAACGSEPFTIELAGADIGARGYIDLTLSAMRAFGAKVEQPTPSSWVIQPTGYTATNFHIEPDASAATYLWGAEVLTKGEIDIGTPSGAFTQPDAKAYDVIAQFPNMPAVIDGSQMQDAIPTIAVLAAFNETPVRFVGIENLRVKECDRIRAVSTGLNNIREGLAKEEGDDLLVFSDPSLAGQSLPANIDTFADHRIAMSFALAGLKIHDITILDPGCVAKTYPGYWDALASLGVEQVKHDG, encoded by the coding sequence ATGAAGACAGACAGTGTGACAATCATCCCGCCCACCCATGCCCTGACCGGCAAGGTGAGCCCTCCAGGTTCGAAATCCATCACCAACCGTGCGCTGTTGCTCGCGGGTCTCGCCAAGGGCACGAGCCGCCTGACCGGCGCGCTGAAAAGCGATGACACCCGCTATATGGCCGACGCGCTGCGTCAGATGGGTGTGAGCGTCGAGGAGCCAGATGCCACCACCTTCGTCGTCACCAGCTCCGGTGAACTCAAGGCCCCGTCAGCCCCGCTCTTCCTCGGCAATGCCGGAACAGCGACCCGCTTCCTCACTGCCGCTCTGGCCCTTGGCCAGGGCCGTTACGTGGTCGATGGCGACGAACATATGCGCAAGCGCCCGATCAAGCCGCTGGTCGAAGCCCTGAAATCGCTGGGCGTTACCATCGAGTCGCCAACCGGCTGCCCGCCGGTTGCCATCGATGCCAATGGTGCATTCCGGAAGAATCACGTCGTGATCGATGCCGGCCTGTCCAGCCAATATGTCTCGGCTCTGCAGATGGCCGCCGCCTGCGGTTCCGAGCCGTTCACCATCGAGCTTGCCGGTGCCGATATCGGCGCCCGTGGTTATATCGACCTGACCCTGTCGGCCATGCGCGCCTTCGGCGCCAAGGTCGAGCAGCCGACACCATCGTCCTGGGTCATCCAGCCGACGGGCTATACCGCAACCAATTTCCACATCGAGCCTGACGCCTCTGCCGCCACCTATCTCTGGGGTGCGGAAGTGCTGACGAAGGGCGAGATCGACATCGGTACGCCGTCTGGTGCTTTCACCCAGCCCGATGCCAAAGCCTATGACGTGATCGCGCAGTTTCCGAACATGCCCGCCGTGATCGACGGCAGCCAGATGCAGGACGCTATCCCGACGATTGCCGTGCTCGCCGCCTTCAACGAGACGCCGGTGCGTTTCGTCGGCATCGAGAACCTCCGCGTCAAGGAATGCGACCGCATCCGTGCCGTCTCGACGGGCCTCAACAACATCCGGGAAGGTCTGGCGAAGGAAGAGGGCGATGATCTCCTGGTCTTCTCCGATCCTTCGCTCGCCGGCCAGTCGCTCCCGGCTAACATCGACACCTTTGCCGATCACCGCATCGCCATGAGCTTTGCGCTCGCGGGCCTGAAAATTCATGACATCACCATTCTCGATCCCGGCTGCGTCGCCAAGACCTATCCCGGCTACTGGGATGCACTGGCCTCGCTGGGTGTCGAGCAGGTCAAACACGACGGATAA
- a CDS encoding LemA family protein: protein MFTTLAILAAVALYVVFIYNGLVKARQMAEEAWSGIDVQLKRRADLIPNLIETVKGYATHEKGTLESVIELRNKAQAVPAGDVTGRAAAEGLLGAALGKVIALAEAYPDLKANENFLELQKSLETVEGEIQMSRRYYNGAARDLNVKVESFPSNLVAGQFGFSKKPYFEIANEADRAVPTVKF from the coding sequence ATGTTTACCACACTCGCCATTCTGGCGGCCGTCGCCCTCTACGTCGTCTTCATCTATAACGGCCTCGTCAAGGCCCGGCAGATGGCCGAGGAAGCCTGGTCGGGCATTGATGTGCAGCTGAAGCGCCGCGCGGATCTCATCCCCAACCTGATCGAGACGGTGAAGGGCTACGCGACCCACGAGAAAGGCACGCTGGAAAGCGTCATCGAGCTCAGAAACAAGGCTCAGGCGGTACCGGCAGGAGATGTCACGGGTCGTGCGGCTGCCGAAGGGTTATTGGGTGCGGCCCTGGGCAAGGTGATTGCACTTGCAGAAGCCTATCCGGATCTCAAGGCCAACGAGAACTTTCTCGAATTGCAGAAGTCGCTGGAAACGGTCGAGGGCGAGATCCAGATGTCGCGCCGCTATTACAACGGTGCAGCTCGCGACCTGAACGTCAAGGTCGAGAGCTTCCCTTCCAACCTCGTTGCTGGCCAGTTCGGCTTCTCCAAGAAACCCTATTTCGAGATTGCCAATGAGGCTGACCGTGCGGTACCGACGGTCAAATTCTGA
- a CDS encoding DUF2207 domain-containing protein, with the protein MLYRLCAALFLSLWMVSGAGAAEVIRDYHADIVVEPDATLEVIETITVNAEGDQIRRGIFRDFPLYAQDENGLRRKVDFELLSVERDGQPEPYHTESIAGGIRIYAGSADVLLEPGIYTYTITYRTGRQIRYFDDHDELYWNVTGNGWMFPIEQASATVGLPEGAEPTRTAVFTGAVGSSETEARVVPGSGGLEFETTRPLGPQEGLTIVLAFDKGLVAAPSASDSFWWTLRDNINSIISVGGFIIVFAFYLRAWIAVGRDPAKGVIVPRWDAPDGISPALVNYVDNKGFSGAGWTALSASALDLAVKGYVELDDLDKSIVIRRTGKPLKDKLPVGQAVLMDEIGQTGESLTIDKENGERVKKLGESFRSAIEKEHADKYYRANSGYIFVGIAMSVAFFISLLVFGTLDDDAVALMIIPSFFAIFFGVFSVGFGKAMQRNRPLIVRIITILVLAFFGFIGLSVFALIVASILFDMSASGQLHVILAIGGIILVNLLFLYLMGAPTPLGRRLMDGIEGLRIYLTLAEKDRMNMAGAPTMSPAHFEKLLPFAVALGVEKPWSQAFENWLASAAVGAAAAENYQPGWYHGSNRFGFADRIGGFSSSMASTIASTIPTPPPSSSSSSSGFSGGFSGGGGGGGGGGGW; encoded by the coding sequence ATGCTTTATCGCCTCTGCGCCGCGCTGTTCCTTTCCCTCTGGATGGTTTCGGGTGCCGGAGCCGCAGAGGTGATCCGCGACTACCACGCCGATATCGTCGTGGAGCCCGATGCGACGCTGGAGGTGATCGAAACGATCACCGTGAACGCTGAAGGCGATCAGATCCGTCGCGGCATCTTCCGGGATTTTCCGCTATACGCGCAGGATGAAAACGGACTGCGACGCAAGGTCGATTTTGAACTTCTGTCGGTCGAGCGGGACGGTCAGCCCGAACCCTATCATACGGAAAGCATCGCCGGGGGCATCCGCATCTATGCCGGCTCTGCCGATGTGCTGCTGGAACCGGGCATCTACACCTATACCATTACCTATCGCACCGGACGCCAGATCCGCTATTTCGACGATCATGACGAGCTCTATTGGAACGTCACGGGCAATGGCTGGATGTTCCCGATTGAACAGGCATCGGCAACGGTCGGGCTTCCGGAGGGTGCGGAACCCACCCGCACTGCAGTCTTTACAGGTGCAGTCGGTTCAAGCGAAACCGAGGCGCGTGTTGTGCCGGGCAGCGGTGGGCTTGAGTTCGAAACCACTCGCCCGCTCGGCCCTCAGGAGGGCCTCACCATCGTTCTCGCCTTCGACAAGGGGTTGGTGGCTGCACCCTCGGCCAGTGACAGCTTCTGGTGGACCCTGCGCGACAACATCAATTCGATTATTTCCGTCGGCGGTTTTATCATCGTCTTCGCCTTTTATCTCCGCGCCTGGATTGCGGTTGGTCGCGATCCAGCCAAGGGCGTCATTGTGCCGAGATGGGATGCGCCAGACGGAATTTCTCCCGCATTGGTCAACTATGTCGACAACAAGGGTTTCTCCGGTGCCGGCTGGACTGCTCTCTCCGCGTCTGCCCTCGATCTGGCGGTGAAGGGTTATGTTGAGCTCGACGACCTTGACAAGAGCATCGTCATTCGCCGCACGGGTAAACCGCTGAAGGACAAGCTGCCTGTCGGGCAGGCCGTGCTGATGGATGAAATCGGCCAAACGGGAGAAAGCCTGACCATCGACAAGGAGAATGGAGAGAGGGTCAAGAAGCTCGGCGAAAGTTTCCGGTCCGCCATCGAAAAGGAGCATGCGGACAAATACTACCGCGCCAATAGCGGTTACATCTTTGTGGGCATTGCCATGAGCGTGGCCTTCTTCATCTCGCTCCTCGTTTTCGGAACTCTGGATGATGACGCCGTGGCGCTGATGATCATTCCAAGCTTCTTTGCGATCTTTTTCGGGGTCTTCTCCGTTGGGTTCGGCAAGGCGATGCAGCGCAACAGGCCGCTGATCGTCCGCATCATCACAATTCTGGTGCTGGCCTTTTTCGGTTTCATCGGTCTCAGCGTCTTTGCCCTGATCGTTGCCTCTATCCTGTTCGACATGTCCGCGTCAGGACAACTGCACGTCATCCTCGCCATCGGCGGCATCATCCTGGTGAACCTGCTTTTCCTCTATCTGATGGGGGCGCCAACCCCGCTTGGCCGCCGCCTGATGGATGGGATCGAGGGCCTGCGCATCTATCTGACGCTGGCGGAAAAAGACCGGATGAACATGGCGGGCGCGCCAACCATGTCGCCGGCCCATTTCGAGAAGCTTCTGCCTTTTGCTGTCGCGCTCGGCGTTGAAAAGCCCTGGAGCCAGGCTTTCGAGAACTGGCTTGCCTCGGCAGCCGTCGGTGCTGCTGCTGCCGAAAACTACCAGCCCGGCTGGTATCATGGTAGCAATCGCTTCGGCTTTGCCGACCGTATCGGTGGCTTCTCCTCCTCGATGGCCTCAACCATCGCCTCCACCATCCCGACCCCGCCCCCCTCCAGTTCCTCGTCCTCCTCGGGTTTCTCCGGCGGCTTCTCCGGCGGCGGCGGTGGCGGCGGCGGCGGGGGAGGGTGGTAG
- a CDS encoding sensor histidine kinase: MLRAAATNRRLPDILTDMLEVLTSLTEFDLGDHAALYVRECGAKGHHLFHHRPNEDFVYPLIIDPENLSDSLSGGWGRACLYPLPLKKEADQTAFGTLLLFGRTGKRMSQERLGLLSLLVQDLAQVVIDRGSAVGTLMDVVELSTDEIYIFDARSLAITRANGTASVRTGHTGKALAKLTPAALKVGVSNDEYREKIAPLVRRESTSIVFDAFHRRRNGTIYPVKVHVWRVSGQDGDLFAEVAIATADQRKAFGLLEQVFDAIPGGIGVFDNRSRLLMANSRLYDLMNIPPELFPPGSKFEDILRYNATRGEYGDCDHEAMVRERVEQAELGLPYSFERERASGKVLAVRSEPLSNGGYVLSYTDITLRKRAEKELIRNRDELEKTVRQRTAEIAAQAVALEEALEQEKNINAMQRQFVAMTSHEFRTPLAIIDGAAQRLLRKKGGVEPAFLGEKAQQIRSAVARMVELMESFLSAGRMETGRVELSLVECSVKKLIEQAIKRQKMFSQHHRFEADLEELPPMIRCDALAISQVITNLLSNAVKYAPRAPDILVKGWQEEGFLFLSVKDEGVGIDADDIPKLFQPYFRARTSTGIAGTGIGLSLVKQMVCLHDGDIFVESVRGKGTTFTLVLPFQGPKALADTEVALEVSAA; the protein is encoded by the coding sequence ATGCTGCGCGCAGCGGCGACGAACAGGCGGCTTCCGGATATCTTGACCGACATGCTCGAGGTATTGACGAGCCTCACCGAGTTCGACCTTGGCGATCATGCGGCACTTTATGTGCGCGAATGCGGGGCGAAAGGTCACCATCTTTTCCACCACAGGCCGAACGAGGACTTTGTCTATCCCCTGATCATCGATCCTGAAAACCTATCCGACAGCTTGAGTGGCGGCTGGGGCCGGGCCTGCCTTTATCCGCTGCCCTTGAAGAAAGAGGCTGATCAAACAGCATTTGGCACACTTCTTCTTTTCGGCAGGACTGGCAAACGGATGAGTCAGGAAAGGCTAGGATTGCTGTCACTCCTTGTCCAAGACCTCGCCCAGGTGGTGATCGACCGGGGCAGCGCGGTTGGCACACTGATGGATGTGGTGGAGCTGTCGACCGACGAAATCTATATCTTTGATGCGCGAAGCCTCGCCATCACACGAGCCAATGGAACAGCGAGCGTCAGGACGGGCCATACTGGCAAAGCGCTCGCAAAATTGACGCCGGCTGCGCTGAAGGTGGGCGTCAGCAACGACGAGTATCGCGAAAAGATCGCGCCCCTTGTGAGGCGCGAAAGCACGAGTATCGTTTTCGATGCGTTTCATCGTCGGCGCAACGGAACCATTTATCCGGTGAAGGTGCATGTCTGGCGGGTATCCGGACAGGACGGGGACCTTTTCGCAGAGGTGGCGATCGCAACGGCTGATCAGCGCAAAGCCTTTGGCCTGCTGGAACAGGTTTTCGACGCGATACCCGGTGGCATCGGAGTTTTCGATAACCGGTCGCGGTTGTTGATGGCGAACAGCCGGCTATACGACCTGATGAACATCCCGCCGGAGCTTTTCCCACCCGGTTCGAAATTCGAAGACATCCTACGCTATAACGCGACACGCGGCGAATATGGTGACTGCGACCACGAGGCGATGGTACGCGAGCGGGTCGAGCAAGCTGAACTTGGATTGCCCTATAGCTTCGAGCGAGAACGGGCGAGCGGCAAGGTCCTGGCGGTGCGCTCGGAACCGCTGTCGAATGGCGGTTATGTGCTGAGCTACACCGACATTACATTGCGCAAGCGGGCGGAGAAGGAACTGATCCGCAACCGCGACGAACTGGAGAAGACCGTCCGTCAGCGCACCGCAGAAATCGCCGCCCAGGCGGTTGCGCTGGAAGAAGCGCTTGAGCAGGAGAAGAACATCAACGCGATGCAGCGACAGTTCGTGGCCATGACGAGCCATGAATTCCGCACACCGCTGGCCATCATCGACGGGGCTGCCCAGAGGCTCTTGCGAAAGAAGGGCGGCGTAGAACCTGCTTTTCTTGGCGAAAAGGCGCAACAGATCCGGTCGGCTGTCGCCCGGATGGTGGAACTGATGGAGAGCTTTTTGTCCGCAGGCCGGATGGAGACCGGTCGGGTGGAACTGTCACTCGTCGAGTGTTCGGTTAAGAAGCTCATCGAACAGGCGATCAAGCGCCAGAAGATGTTCTCCCAGCACCACCGCTTTGAAGCCGATCTTGAGGAATTGCCACCCATGATCCGGTGCGATGCGCTGGCAATCTCGCAGGTCATCACCAACCTGCTGTCCAACGCTGTGAAATATGCACCGCGTGCACCAGACATTCTGGTCAAGGGATGGCAGGAAGAAGGGTTTCTCTTCCTTTCCGTCAAGGATGAGGGCGTGGGCATCGATGCCGATGACATCCCGAAGCTGTTCCAGCCCTATTTCCGGGCGCGAACCTCAACGGGCATTGCTGGCACAGGGATCGGTCTGTCGCTGGTGAAACAGATGGTGTGCCTGCATGACGGCGACATCTTCGTCGAAAGCGTGCGTGGCAAAGGTACGACATTCACATTGGTCTTGCCGTTCCAAGGGCCGAAAGCCCTGGCGGATACGGAAGTCGCGCTGGAGGTCAGCGCTGCGTAA